The Elaeis guineensis isolate ETL-2024a chromosome 13, EG11, whole genome shotgun sequence genome includes a region encoding these proteins:
- the LOC140853409 gene encoding flavonol sulfotransferase-like isoform X2: MSSLLPGFPHDLSSYHPPFSSSSNPHPIPFKYVEALLHKANHSTTPAAAPVQDYDELISSLPVEQTSIPIRHLPGIMAIRQHFKPRPDDLFLISFPKSGTTWLKALAFTTMTRTHYPLDRHPLLSLNPHDVVPFIDDLFAAGQASKLEALPSPRILATHMPYSLLPYSITSSGCRIIYICRDPKDAVVSLWHFSAKATAAKRRECFPFDKFFEMACEGNFAYSPIWDHSLEYWKESLRRPEKVLFLKYEEMLEEPKANVKRLAEFLGWPFSEEEEKGGVVEEIITLCSFEKLKSLDVNKKGCQEVAVFKVANDSFFRKGEVGDWRNHASPEMAQKLDGIVREKLEGSGLTIPGVEEATAED; encoded by the exons AGCAACCCCCATCCAATTCCATTCAAATATGTGGAAGCATTGCTGCATAAAGCCAACCATTCGACAACTCCAgcagctgcacccgtccaggatTACGATGAGCTCATCTCATCCCTCCCAGTGGAGCAAACCTCCATCCCCATCC GCCACCTCCCAGGCATCATGGCCATCCGCCAACACTTCAAGCCTCGCCCCGACGACCTCTTCCTCATATCCTTCCCCAAGTCCGGCACCACTTGGCTTAAAGCCCTGGCCTTCACCACCATGACCCGAACCCATTACCCCTTGGATCGCCACCCTCTCCTCAGCCTCAACCCCCACGACGTGGTGCCcttcatcgacgacctcttcgcCGCCGGCCAGGCTTCCAAGCTGGAAGCTCTGCCCTCCCCGAGAATCCTCGCCACCCACATGCCTTACTCCTTGCTGCCGTACTCCATCACCAGCTCCGGCTGCCGGATTATATACATCTGCCGGGATCCCAAGGACGCCGTCGTCTCGCTTTGGCACTTCTCCGCGAAGGCCACAGCTGCGAAAAGGAGGGAGTGCTTTCCCTTCGACAAATTCTTCGAGATGGCCTGCGAGGGAAACTTCGCTTATTCCCCGATATGGGACCATTCTCTGGAGTACTGGAAGGAGAGCTTGAGGAGGCCCGAGAAGGTACTGTTCCTGAAGTACGAGGAGATGCTGGAGGAGCCTAAGGCAAACGTGAAGAGGCTGGCGGAGTTCCTCGGGTGGCCGTTCtccgaggaggaggagaagggaggcGTGGTGGAGGAGATCATAACGCTCTGCAGCTTTGAGAAGCTCAAGAGCTTGGATGTGAACAAGAAGGGGTGTCAAGAAGTAGCGGTTTTCAAGGTAGCCAACGATTCCTTCTTCAGGAAAGGAGAAGTAGGGGATTGGAGGAACCATGCGAGCCCGGAGATGGCTCAGAAACTGGATGGGATCGTCCGGGAAAAGTTGGAGGGCTCCGGTCTGACCATTCCTGGAGTGGAAGAAGCTACTGCAGAAGATTAA
- the LOC140853409 gene encoding flavonol sulfotransferase-like isoform X1, translating to MSSLLPGFPHDLSSYHPPFSSSSNPHPIPFKYVEALLHKANHSTTPAAAPVQDYDELISSLPVEQTSIPIRKYQNFWFPEGHLPGIMAIRQHFKPRPDDLFLISFPKSGTTWLKALAFTTMTRTHYPLDRHPLLSLNPHDVVPFIDDLFAAGQASKLEALPSPRILATHMPYSLLPYSITSSGCRIIYICRDPKDAVVSLWHFSAKATAAKRRECFPFDKFFEMACEGNFAYSPIWDHSLEYWKESLRRPEKVLFLKYEEMLEEPKANVKRLAEFLGWPFSEEEEKGGVVEEIITLCSFEKLKSLDVNKKGCQEVAVFKVANDSFFRKGEVGDWRNHASPEMAQKLDGIVREKLEGSGLTIPGVEEATAED from the coding sequence AGCAACCCCCATCCAATTCCATTCAAATATGTGGAAGCATTGCTGCATAAAGCCAACCATTCGACAACTCCAgcagctgcacccgtccaggatTACGATGAGCTCATCTCATCCCTCCCAGTGGAGCAAACCTCCATCCCCATCCGTAAGTACCAAAACTTCTGGTTCCCTGAAGGCCACCTCCCAGGCATCATGGCCATCCGCCAACACTTCAAGCCTCGCCCCGACGACCTCTTCCTCATATCCTTCCCCAAGTCCGGCACCACTTGGCTTAAAGCCCTGGCCTTCACCACCATGACCCGAACCCATTACCCCTTGGATCGCCACCCTCTCCTCAGCCTCAACCCCCACGACGTGGTGCCcttcatcgacgacctcttcgcCGCCGGCCAGGCTTCCAAGCTGGAAGCTCTGCCCTCCCCGAGAATCCTCGCCACCCACATGCCTTACTCCTTGCTGCCGTACTCCATCACCAGCTCCGGCTGCCGGATTATATACATCTGCCGGGATCCCAAGGACGCCGTCGTCTCGCTTTGGCACTTCTCCGCGAAGGCCACAGCTGCGAAAAGGAGGGAGTGCTTTCCCTTCGACAAATTCTTCGAGATGGCCTGCGAGGGAAACTTCGCTTATTCCCCGATATGGGACCATTCTCTGGAGTACTGGAAGGAGAGCTTGAGGAGGCCCGAGAAGGTACTGTTCCTGAAGTACGAGGAGATGCTGGAGGAGCCTAAGGCAAACGTGAAGAGGCTGGCGGAGTTCCTCGGGTGGCCGTTCtccgaggaggaggagaagggaggcGTGGTGGAGGAGATCATAACGCTCTGCAGCTTTGAGAAGCTCAAGAGCTTGGATGTGAACAAGAAGGGGTGTCAAGAAGTAGCGGTTTTCAAGGTAGCCAACGATTCCTTCTTCAGGAAAGGAGAAGTAGGGGATTGGAGGAACCATGCGAGCCCGGAGATGGCTCAGAAACTGGATGGGATCGTCCGGGAAAAGTTGGAGGGCTCCGGTCTGACCATTCCTGGAGTGGAAGAAGCTACTGCAGAAGATTAA